The DNA sequence TATTATATTACTTTGAAGAAGCATTAGGGAAAATCTTGCTACTACTGCTATATGAATCGGTGGTCATTACTGAATGCTCGCTCAGTTCATGAAAACTTCAGTGCAATTCTAATAGTAGAAAAGAAGGCAAATTTGAACTTGAACCAAATGATGATGTTGTATATATGTGCTTCTCAGGAATATGCATTGTGCAACAAAAAAAAACATGGAAGGGTCAGGTATAAAGAAGTTGAGTAGGAAAATAAGGGTCAGAAAAAGGCCAGAGTTATATTGATTCCATAGTTCTTTTTTTAACAGGTTTCCTTCTTAGAAATATGAGTGGGTAGTGTGTCCTATCTGCAAgattgatccttttgttatttCTACTTCTGAAACAATTGGGAAATTGTTCTTGCATTCTCACTTACTGGGATATTCAAACATTCTTCCTTGCACCCAGATATATTTCATTGTGTCTTTACTTCGTTAAAATTAtcatataaaataacaataatactCTTTTTGGATTTCAATACTGTGGAAGGTTGGAAAGCAGTTCATGAAATTTCTCGCAAGCTATTAAGGTCATAAAATTCCAAAATTCTGCGCTTCAGTCTGAAACTGGTCAGTTACTTCTTCAAATTTTGTCTTGAATTCTTGCATTTCAGTGTAAATACGACCTGTTGTATCTGCTGTTCATGGAGTTGAAAAAATCTTGTACAACTATAGTGATAGTTAATAATAAGCTTTGCCCTCTCTATGGTTATTCTTTTTGAAGTGTTCCAACTAAAATGTGATATGTATGAGCAATGAcattaattatataagttttaatGTAATGCTTTGTTGGTTTCAGATTCAACTGCACTTCCAAAAGAATTGGTTGTGCAGTCCTTGTTTTGATACACCATCTTTAAGTTTCTATCGGCTCTTGAGTTCCATTATGGCCAGTAATTCTTTTGTAATCCCCAATGGAACCGGCAGTGGCAATGGCAATGGAAAACTCAACCCACCGCCAAATCTGCAGAGGAATTACCAAGTGGTAGTGGCTGCTACACCAGATATGGGGATAGGTAAAGATGGGAAATTACCCTGGAAGTTACCTACTGATCTCAAATTTTTTAAGGAGGTTACTGTAACAACATCTGATCCAGGGAAGAAGAATGCTGTTGTAATGGGTAGAAAAACATGGGATAGTATCCCTCATAAATACAGGCCTCTTCCCGGCCGTCTTAATGTTGTTCTTACTCGCTCAGATAGCTTTGATATTGCAATAGCAGAGAATGTTGTTATATGTAGAAGTATGGCTTATGCTTTGGAATTGTTAGCTGAACCTCCTTATAGTTTGTCAATTGAGAAAATATTTGTTATAGGAGGTGGACAAATATTTAGGTATATCCTTTTCTTTCTCTGTGCGTTATTCTTCCTGTTTGTATTAGGCTCTTTCTCAATTACTGATGATAATTTTCATTTACAGGGAGACTTTAAATGCACCTGGATGTGAAGCTATCCACATCACTGAAATTCAGACAAGGATCAAGTGTGACACATTTATGCCTCCAGTTGATTCCTCTGTATTTCAGTTGTGGTACGCATCTTTTCCTAAGGTGGAAAACAACATCCGCTATTCTTTCACAACTTATGTGCGTGTAAGGCATTTGGTGGAGCGTGCAACTCAGAATACTGATCCAGTTCTTGATAACAATTCAGATACTGTAAAGTTTGAGTTCaaggatttttcttttcttcctaaaatgattcttgaaagaCATGAAGAATACAAGTATCTTAGGCTGGTTGAAGAAATCATCTCTGAGGGTACAGCCAAAGATGATAGAACAAGGACTGGTACCTTGTCAAAATTTGGTTGCCAGGTAACATGTTGATGGCTATATTTGAGGGGTTGCTGTAATTTGTACTCTGACATCTATATCCATATTTTTACAGATGAGGTTCAATTTGCGCAGAAACTTCCCTCTTCTTACTACAAAGGTACATAGACATTATACTTATTATTATAGTTTAAAACATGTACTTAATGTACTGCACAAAATAACTTGCCATTCTTGTGGTTATTTTCCTTTTCgtattgttcttttttatttattttatgttcttatTAGGTAGGATTTATTGGGGAAGAGGAGTATTTATTTGTTCATTTTGTTTAGATAGATAAGTTGACACAACTTCTTCATTGATTCCTAGAAAGTATTTTGGCGAGGGGTTGTTGAAGAGCTTCTTTGGTTTATTAGTGGGTCTACAAATGCCAAGGTAATGATATATTCATCCAATCGTTTTCTTCACACAAATGAATCATATCCTTTCCTAGTTATGTAACAAACAAGTTGATATTAACCAAATATTCCAATCAACACTATCTGAGCTTGGGTTTTAATGGGGGCAGCCTTACTCAGAACTCAGAAGTGAATAAATGTATCTTGAATGATGctcaacattattaaaaaaatggttCTCAACTTAACTTTCAACCATAGCACTTCATTTTCATGAGATATTCATCTTTTTGGTTGTTACTCTCCAAGATTCTTCTGTTACTATAGTAGATATGATCATTATTAACTTATATTCTGAAAGTTATGTTACATTGGCAGTTGCTGCAGGAAAAAGGGATCCATATATGGGATGGCAATGCATTGAGAGAATACCTAGATAGGCAAGCATGACAGTTGTCTTAACTACAATTGTACATTTTTCTTCTTGCAGTTACTAAGTGgcttctattttaaattatagacTTGGCTTGACAGACAGGGAGGAGGGTGACTTGGGACCTGTTTATGGGTTTCAGTGGAGGCACTTTGGTGCCAGGTAGGTTGATCATACCTTTTCCTGAGCAGGTCTATAGACTATTGTGTTTTGGATTGCTTAGCTCTCTATCCCTCATCTTACACTCTTTAGGTATACTAATATGCATGCTGACTACTCTGGCCAAGGATTTGATCAGCTGTTAGATGTTATTACCAAGATAAGGCACAATCCTAATGATCGGCGGATCATTCTCTCTGCATGGAATCCAGCTGATCTTAAATTGGAGGCGCTTCCACCATGCCACATGTTTGCACAGGTCTGctcttttttagtttttctttaaacaaatctctcttttctttctgctGCTGCTTATTCTTTTTTCCCCCTCCAGTTCTATGTAGCAAATGGGGAGTTATCATGTCAAATGTATCAGCGATCTGCTGACATGGGCCTAGGCGTGCCATTTAATATTGCATCTTATGCCCTCCTGACCTGCATAATTGCTCATGTTTGTGGTATGTAAATTTTTGAAGCATCTCTTGTGGACTTTATATATTCAGATCTACatatccttgtaaatctcaaagTCTCGTCGTTGTTGGGTCCTAATCCTATTTGCCAATATATTTAGTTGTGAATGGCTTAAGCTAATATGTGGTGATCCTctatgaataattatttttccCTAGTTCTCTGAATTATTCACGCTTGTTAATGTGCTGAACTTTGAAAACctgattttattttgttgtaaaaCTATGTAATGTTTTATTTTCACTCCTCTTGTCAGAATTAGTTCCAGGTGATTTTATCCATGTCATTGGAGATGCACATGTTTACCAAAATCATGTGAAGCCTTTGCAGGAGCAGCTCCAGAACTTACCAACGCCTTTTCCAGTATGTAATTTTGAAGAAAATCCTTGCCACAATGTAATTGGATGCAAAATTTGACCATTTAGTACTCTTCAAATTGTGTTTTGCTTTGTTGATTCAATGCAGACTTTGAAGATAAACCCAGAGAAAAAAGATATAGATTCTTTTGTGGCTTCTGATTTCGAGCTCAGTGACTATAATCCTCACCAGAAGATTGAGATGAAGATGGCCATCTAAAATGTAGGACATAATTCTCAGTCCCTTCCTTAGGTATGCCATTACATGTTTGAAGGATTTGAAACGAAGATAACCATTCTCCTGAATCCTGAGTTGGCTAATTGTTCTTTGCTATGTTTGTTCAGATTTGGGAGATCAACAGAgagggaaaaagaaaattaaacaatttCCATTGAAGGGTGTTGTGGGAAAATTAGGAAGGGTTTTAGCTTGATACTGAAGTCTAAATCTCCTTACTCTGTTTGCTATTATTGTTTGCACCAAGTATGGGGAGGTTTTAAGAGGAGCTGCTTCCTCTTGATGTATTTCGTTGCTACAGTTGATATCCTCTTATCTTATGATTGAAGGATATATGCATGATTAGAGAATTCCTGAGTGTCTCTCTaactttttaatttactaaataaagaacattttattttaaattcttttataaGTAAAGCAATAATTGGCATACCtattttatattcatttattCTATAATGAGCAGGGTTCAattctcttctttctttattttttttttctttttttacttttatcttaTTAATATTACGTAAAATTTGGGGCTTATAAGTATAATAACTATAGGAGTCAaactataattaaataaaaagtaatattaaataaaaattcagtatttagtgatttttattttttaaaataatgattttttaatttgggttaaaaaataatatttgtacaattctttatatatttttatggtatagaaacaaattttttatttctttttttaatcaattatttttaaaaaaaatttagggccaacaattttttattaaaatatagctAGCAtttaatcaaaaaaaaaaaaaaatctcacccCATTAGATAtaatttcacactattaaaaatattaataatgactaattgataattacaaattataaaatttattggtCTTCTAgcactctttttatttttaatataaaaataaagaatgtgTAAGAGAGGCttgtaaacttttttttaattaagtaccAAACTGTTAAAAAcgctttttaattttcatatgaagTCGTTGGTGGAGTAGGCTACACATATGGGATGCATGTGTGTTTTACCGGGGTGTAGTGTCAGTTCAACTGAAATCGGACGGTGCGCCAGGGGGAAGGGAaaacggacggtccgatttgcagCTTCCACACGGATGGTCCGAGTTGTGGGTTGACAGCCACGTGTCGCGCAGTTTGGAGCAACAACTTTGTAATTGCTTTCAAACTCTTCCTCACTGTCACTATTGTAATCTTCCCGTTCAATATTTCGGTCGGCTTCAAATTGTTCGAATTCAACGTACAACTCGATGACCGATATCTGAGTGCGagtttcaatatacattgaaaacatttcttgcatactcgcttcgtcggttacatatttggtttgaaacAGCACGAATCCACCAAATACCGGTACAGGATATCTGTATAAAATACACGATATTTTTCTTGATATCTcagaatctatcttctcacaGATCACACCTTTTAGCTCTTCAAACGAGATTGTGaatggaataacaatatctaacgGATTCTCGCAACTAAATCTCACTCCTTTAgatgtttgtaataaaatctgACCAAAATGATATACTCTAAGCGGAACTCTATCATCCATTTCTCACACTCTCATAAATATGAACTACACTTTCATATTCTTGAAGTTCATACGAAAGAATAGAGAGATGCAAGAGTTggtgaaagaagaagaaacagaacAAAAAGAAGGAGATCTGAGAAGTTGCACCCGAgttccacacacacacacacacacacatatatatatacaactcgGACCCACCGATTAGTCTTAggcaaattaaataatatattcttcaacaactcggaccctccgagttcactctcaccaaaataaaaaaaatatactaatcgCATGGTCCGATTAGCTTGGCCAAATTCAAATTCTCCCTCCAATTAACTCGGACCGTCCGATTGGTGGTCAACAAATTTCCTAACAAAGaattcggacggtccgatttctccCTGCCATTGTTAGAAAAGGCTATCCCACACCTGTGTCTAACACCTGTATACACCATAACCAAGCACAACTCACACACTCCTACAATATCGAAAAAAATGAGCCTGGTAAAAAATGAAAATGGTTGTGTTTAAACGAAATTGTTAGTTAGAAAATTGTTATACCGTGATTTAGTCAATAATTCAACTAGGTATCTGTTTcggggcttacctagaaccgaatggtggttgggcttgtttgtgaggcccaagcgcaAGAGGAGGGTGAtctccgacttggtttacgtctAGGAGCCACCGTCTGAGTTGTgtatgtgaaagaatgggggggggggtggtacctgcaaagacactccgatgcctaagtcagcatggggttaagcaggtttagaatgtattggaacttagagatacctgaggggtgtcagtgtatttataggtgatgtgccaataaccaccgttggagtggaTCCACTattggtggataaccgtcccttttatCTAGGGATTGTTGGGATATGACTTCTAGAAgtgtgttgagagattttagggacagttacttatttgaataagtgttatctgccagctatctcTTGAGCCCGACTTCTTTGGAAAGAAGTCTGTGTTGAGTCCGACCTCTTCTGAAGAGGTCGGTGGATAAcgaaggccaatctttggattgggccttttggtgtatttggacctgggccataGCGTTGGGTCAGGTtaggaacagtgcccctactcgagtccgATCTCTTTTGCTTAtgagttggattcgagtattGAACTCGGGTCTGTAGCTGA is a window from the Arachis hypogaea cultivar Tifrunner chromosome 17, arahy.Tifrunner.gnm2.J5K5, whole genome shotgun sequence genome containing:
- the LOC112764559 gene encoding bifunctional dihydrofolate reductase-thymidylate synthase — translated: MASNSFVIPNGTGSGNGNGKLNPPPNLQRNYQVVVAATPDMGIGKDGKLPWKLPTDLKFFKEVTVTTSDPGKKNAVVMGRKTWDSIPHKYRPLPGRLNVVLTRSDSFDIAIAENVVICRSMAYALELLAEPPYSLSIEKIFVIGGGQIFRETLNAPGCEAIHITEIQTRIKCDTFMPPVDSSVFQLWYASFPKVENNIRYSFTTYVRVRHLVERATQNTDPVLDNNSDTVKFEFKDFSFLPKMILERHEEYKYLRLVEEIISEGTAKDDRTRTGTLSKFGCQMRFNLRRNFPLLTTKKVFWRGVVEELLWFISGSTNAKLLQEKGIHIWDGNALREYLDRLGLTDREEGDLGPVYGFQWRHFGARYTNMHADYSGQGFDQLLDVITKIRHNPNDRRIILSAWNPADLKLEALPPCHMFAQFYVANGELSCQMYQRSADMGLGVPFNIASYALLTCIIAHVCELVPGDFIHVIGDAHVYQNHVKPLQEQLQNLPTPFPTLKINPEKKDIDSFVASDFELSDYNPHQKIEMKMAI